In Mycolicibacterium alvei, a single window of DNA contains:
- a CDS encoding helix-turn-helix domain-containing protein, with protein sequence MKRDVDYQWRLAELMAGNQMHNSTDLIPRLNERGITLSRPQVYRLVHQRPERVSLKLIAALCDIFDCGPDDLVTVTAADARKKAASAGRENVVELNKAIRPKRARILSDDD encoded by the coding sequence ATGAAACGCGATGTCGATTACCAATGGCGCCTCGCCGAGCTCATGGCGGGTAACCAGATGCACAACAGCACCGACCTCATACCACGGCTGAACGAACGCGGCATCACGCTGTCAAGGCCACAGGTCTACCGACTCGTCCACCAGCGACCCGAACGAGTTTCCCTGAAGCTCATCGCCGCACTCTGCGACATCTTCGACTGCGGCCCAGACGATCTCGTCACTGTTACTGCTGCGGACGCCCGAAAGAAGGCCGCCAGCGCTGGCCGAGAGAACGTCGTCGAACTGAACAAGGCCATCCGCCCCAAACGTGCTCGGATCCTCAGCGATGACGATTGA
- a CDS encoding tyrosine-type recombinase/integrase — protein sequence MAVDDVGRAYLVDAVRPLHPEEQTVAEMLQGWRNQQLSRNLQFETIDARIKQVQRFIEHSNEFPWTWTVAMVDEFFGDLRSIHKLAQSSIRSYQVGLRQFCSYVSNPDYGWDRVCEALFGTHPSQVFFDWNTARHVQENEAQPEKRAFTKRELQDFFDHADEQVSAVVASGRKGWLPAYRDAVMFKIAYSYGLRFNELAHLQTVDFARNPHAKEFGKFGLVHVRYGKAKKGSPPKRRSVLTVFDWTPEVLVDWLENGQHHMDDGIDLFPSERGNLVSETTLIRRFRRYCDDLDLSPGLDLHSFRRSYATHLLEAGWDAMFVQHQMGHEHASTTAIYSCVSSDYRTRTLRNALDATIAAALQPKQNGGAG from the coding sequence GTGGCAGTCGACGACGTCGGACGTGCGTATCTCGTTGACGCGGTCCGGCCCCTGCACCCCGAAGAACAAACAGTCGCCGAAATGCTCCAAGGCTGGCGCAACCAGCAGCTCAGCCGCAATCTGCAGTTCGAGACTATCGACGCCCGCATCAAGCAGGTGCAGCGCTTCATCGAGCACTCGAACGAGTTCCCATGGACCTGGACCGTCGCCATGGTCGACGAGTTCTTCGGCGATCTCCGCAGTATCCACAAACTCGCCCAATCGTCGATCCGTTCGTATCAGGTCGGCCTGCGACAGTTCTGCTCCTATGTCAGCAATCCAGACTACGGCTGGGACCGCGTCTGCGAAGCACTGTTCGGGACCCACCCATCCCAGGTCTTCTTCGACTGGAACACCGCACGACACGTCCAGGAGAACGAGGCCCAACCCGAGAAACGCGCATTCACCAAGCGCGAACTTCAAGACTTCTTCGATCATGCCGACGAGCAGGTATCTGCCGTCGTAGCTTCGGGCAGAAAGGGTTGGCTGCCCGCGTACCGCGACGCCGTGATGTTCAAGATCGCCTACTCGTATGGGTTGCGGTTCAACGAACTGGCCCACCTGCAGACGGTCGACTTCGCAAGGAACCCCCACGCTAAGGAGTTCGGAAAGTTCGGACTGGTTCATGTGCGATACGGCAAAGCGAAGAAGGGCTCCCCGCCGAAGCGGCGCAGCGTCCTGACAGTCTTCGACTGGACGCCCGAGGTGCTGGTCGACTGGCTGGAAAATGGTCAACACCATATGGACGATGGGATCGACCTGTTCCCCAGCGAACGCGGGAATCTCGTCTCGGAAACCACACTCATCAGGCGGTTCCGCCGCTACTGTGACGATCTCGACCTATCGCCCGGCCTCGATCTCCACTCGTTCCGACGGTCCTATGCAACGCATTTGCTCGAAGCCGGCTGGGATGCGATGTTCGTTCAGCACCAAATGGGTCATGAGCACGCGTCGACCACAGCGATCTATAGCTGTGTCAGCAGCGATTACCGCACCCGGACGCTGCGAAATGCGCTCGACGCCACCATCGCCGCAGCGCTTCAGCCGAAACAGAACGGCGGCGCCGGATGA